TCTCACATAAAAAAATGCACTCAATGTTTAAATCGCAAATATTAACGAAAGAAAAGAACATAGAGAATTTAATTAAGAGTACCGTGCAAGCAATGATggccaagagaaagaaagattGGTCACTTAAGCTTAATTTGGGAGGGAAATAACTCGGTAAAATTTTAGGGCTTCCGACTTCAACATTGAGCGATTCCGTAATCTGTGGAGACGAAATTTCTCCATCTACTGTTTGATTGTAGGTTTCCGTTCCGGCACCAGCAGAATCCACTGCAGATGATGATTTGGACGGACAAATTGTCAGGGGGAAGTTAGAGACTTCGTAGCCGGAGTTGGGATTGAGGGAAGAGGGAAATTTCACACCGAACGTCGCCGTTCTAGCATGGGGATTGCCGGAGATGAGTGTGATGGTGGTCGGAGAAGAACGGGAATATGCAGTAATGACACCGAGCTTCATGGCCAGTATTTCAAAGCTTCGAATACTGCTTCGTATAAGCGATGATTAAGCTTTTCTCTACtatgaaattaatattttttgatataCAAACTGAAATTcttatgataaaatgattaaatCAGTGGAGGGGAGATTTTATACCCAATGTTATCAAATAATAGCAtggtttattattattaaaatttactcatattattattaaaatttactcatattatataatgctaagaattaattatatatattttttttaatttgaaaattttctgaTTTTTTAAGACTTTTGAATACATAAGCTGCCTTCCGAATACATAAGTGAATCAAACATACCCTTTCAGGTTGAGCTATTTAAGGAAACAAAatgtaaaaaattaattaaataccaTAATTAACGTTATCACGTAATTCAAATAGGTAATTAATACCTTTCATCTTGTAACAGCTTCATCAATTTCAAATTTCTTCAATAGAGAATCgaaatttctttcaattttggaTCAAGATTTTCGAAAATTTACCTAAAAAAATACATCATGAATATCTCGATTTTGCTGAGACATtcagaaatatgaaaattcgaAGTGAGGtatgaatgatacaaaagtgatggaatcgtaattggaaaaaatattttgttcatgaATTTAAATCAGCCATTGCAACTTAATTGGGCATCGatgaatcaagaaaaaaaattatgattcgGTACATTGTAGAAGGTAATTCGTCTTCAATGACAATTCAGAATGACGTGGGAGTGAAGCTATACATGGAGGTGAAGAAATATGAGTTTGGATTCTCAATGTATCCACTATACATTGATACATCAGACAAAAAGGATGGAGAGATGCattgatttattgatttgatttgtgATCTTGAGATGGATGTATTAGTCATGATACATTGCTATTTCTAAAAAATTTTAGTAAATTGTTAAGTATTGTAATCTTACTTGATGCATTAAAGTAGTAAAGTTTGCCCGTAAGGTGCTTGATTTAAATCGATGCATTAATTTGCTGTAGTTATTACGTATCAAATATATGTAGTGttaatataatgaatatatcATGGCCAAAGATTTTTTTGATTTGTATTTTCGATCTGGATATATTACTCATGATATTTTACTATTCCTAAAAATATTTAGTAAATTGCTAAGTATTGTAATCCTACCAGATACAATAGAGAAGTAAATATTGCCCGTAATGTGTCTATATCCATTAACGTGTGGTCATTATTAGGTATCAGATGCATGTAAATTAATTTTGTGTGAATGTATCATTACCAAAGAATGAATATTTAGCAGTAATATGTATGAATGTATCATGATCAGTaatgtgtatctgatacatgtaATATAGATTAACCATTAATATGTATGAGATACATGTGGTATTAATTTGAATATAAGACTTCTAATCAAGAAAATTGGCATGATATATTACTATTTATCTATCTGGGTGTGGTTCTGAATTAATGTAGGTTTTATTTTTGAGTGACATGAGATAGTGTTGATTTGAAATGTACTTGATACATAtaataaattgaaaaataaattacgCAGCTATGTCTTAAAATGTTATTCAGATTACTATGCTTGGAGTATGAAAGCATCTTGTATAAAAAATTCAGATGTATCTAGATGTATTTGATAAATGTTGTCTTTGATTGTAGCACTGTTTAAAGACAAAATATTGTGTATCTGATACTTTCTGTCGTGTATCGGATACATGATTTAATAGATGTATTAATATATTCCACATTTATTATTTCAGATACATAATCGCAAGTTGTTCACATTTACCACAAACTAAATAAACACCTGataataatatttatgtatcaCCATTTATGTATCTGATTCATACTTGTGTTTTAAAACATGACACCGATATGTATCGAGTAAattattatgtatcaagtaTACTTTTATGTCTCAGAAGAATTATTATGTAGTCATGACATGTTGTTATGTATCCTTAGTTGTCTATTTATAATTACAAAAGACACTATGGACAACATGCAACAACATGGCGTGACTAAGATAAGATATTCAAATCCAAAAACATTAGACATTCATACAAATTTTAAGAGTATTACTCTA
This Solanum dulcamara chromosome 1, daSolDulc1.2, whole genome shotgun sequence DNA region includes the following protein-coding sequences:
- the LOC129903111 gene encoding uncharacterized protein LOC129903111 isoform X2 — translated: MKLGVITAYSRSSPTTITLISGNPHARTATFGVKFPSSLNPNSGYEVSNFPLTICPSKSSSAVDSAGAGTETYNQTVDGEISSPQITESLNVEVGSPKILPSYFPPKLSLSDQSFFLLAIIACTTSVAFTSLVVATVPTLFRVMLLLYVMLSQEIADGVNKSARAVQAAEAGIRKIGSRAHQQTMSMIQERADLPVISLQPVVTGAAKKTSRAVSQATRRFMNMISGGELGSEMEDNSEVDLEP